A portion of the Oncorhynchus gorbuscha isolate QuinsamMale2020 ecotype Even-year linkage group LG19, OgorEven_v1.0, whole genome shotgun sequence genome contains these proteins:
- the LOC124005185 gene encoding extracellular calcium-sensing receptor-like yields MKLFPAPALDPSLAGSLVLLHLAVVTGGLALLSSASVSASGLESIRCRLQGTPRPPAFSKDGDFVIGGVFSMHYYMHTVDHSYTSLPEPLKCTGRMDSRELRFSRAMIFAVEEINNSSYLLPGIMLGYQVHDSCASVPMAVKVAFQLANGLDPMFDTGEQCSGSATVTAIVGESGSTPTISMLRVIGPFGIPQVSHSSTCACLSDKKQYPTFFRTIPSDQFQAAALAHLIRHFGWTWIGAVRSDSDYGNNGMAAFLQAAQEEGICVEYSEAFSRTSPLSRVQRVADVIRSSTARVVVAFVSSGDMRILLEEMERLPSPPRQWIGSDPWVTDPDMLRFDLCAGAIGFGIQRSVIPGLRDFLLDLTPQKVSNSPTLTEFWEGAFGCRLETGTSTGFGVEEKVCDGSEDIQQLQTPYTDTSQLRVTNMVYKAVYAIAHAIHSIVCEERENFTVNCDKNLNVKPTQVLERLRRVNFSRNGYQVSFDANGDPVANYELVNWQTRESGKMEFVTVGRYDASLPPDQRFDINREITWVKNSTQAPLSVCSESCPPGTRKAIQKGKPVCCYDCIQCAEGEISNNTDSSDCLICPEEYWPNAERDLCILKPVEFLSFHEVLGIILTACSVGGVCLAIATSTVFYHHRTSAIVRANNSELSFLLLFSLTLCFLCSLTFIGRPSEWSCMLRHTAFGITFVLCISCVLGKTIVVLMAFRATLPGSNVMKWFGPPQQRLTVVSFTFVQALICTLWLVLSPPFPIKNLTTYKEKIILECDVGSAIGFWAVLGYIGLLSLLCFVLAFLARKLPDNFNEAKFITFSMLIFCAVWITFIPAYFSSPGKLTVAVEIFAIITSSFGLFFLLFVPKCFIILFRPEKNTKKHLMEKTSNDKRY; encoded by the exons ATGAAGCTCTTTCCGGCTCCTGCTCTGGATCCAAGTCTGGCTGGTAGTCTGGTTCTACTACATCTAGCTGTGGTGACTGGTGGGCTAGCCTTGCTCtcgtctgcctctgtctctgcctctgggCTGGAGTCTATTAGATGCAGGCTCCAAGGCACCCCTCGTCCTCCGGCGTTCTCCAAGGACGGGGACTTTGTCATCGGGGGTGTTTTCTCCATGCACTACTACATGCACACTGTGGATCACAGCTACACCAGCCTGCCTGAGCCCCTGAAGTGCACAGGGAG AATGGATTCCCGTGAGTTACGCTTCTCGCGCGCCATGATCTTCGCAGTTGAGGAGATAAACAACAGTTCTTACCTTCTGCCGGGTATCATGCTCGGTTATCAAGTGCACGACTCCTGCGCCTCAGTCCCTATGGCCGTGAAAGTGGCCTTCCAACTGGCTAACGGCCTGGACCCAATGTTTGATACCGGAGAACAGTGCTCGGGGTCAGCTACAGTGACAGCTATCGTGGGCGAGTCTGGCTCCACGCCAACCATCAGCATGTTGCGTGTCATCGGCCCTTTCGGCATTCCTCAG GTGAGTCACTCTTCCACCTGTGCGTGTCTGAGTGATAAGAAACAGTATCCAACCTTCTTCAGAACCATCCCCAGTGATCAGTTCCAGGCTGCCGCTCTGGCCCACCTCATCAGGCACTTCGGCTGGACCTGGATTGGGGCGGTCCGTTCCGACTCTGACTACGGTAATAACGGGATGGCTGCTTTCCTACAGGCAGCACAAGAGGAGGGCATCTGTGTAGAGTATTCTGAAGCATTCTCCCGTACCAGCCCACTCAGCAGAGTGCAACGGGTGGCCGACGTGATCCGCAG CTCCACAGCCCGAGTGGTGGTTGCATTCGTATCTTCTGGGGACATGAGAATCCTGCTGGAGGAGATGGAACGTCTGCCCTCTCCACCCCGCCAGTGGATCGGGAGCGATCCCTGGGTCACTGACCCAGATATGCTGCGTTTCGATCTGTGTGCCGGGGCCATTGGATTTGGCATCCAACGCTCTGTCATCCCCGGCCTCAGGGACTTCCTCCTGGACCTCACCCCACAGAAGGTGTCCAACTCTCCCACACTCACTGAGTTCTGGGAGGGAGCCTTTGGCTGTAGGCTGGAGACAg ggaccTCTACAGGTTTTGGGGTTGAGGAGAAGGTGTGTGATGGCAGTGAGGATATACAGCAGCTACAGACCCCCTACACAGATACATCCCAGCTGCGTGTCACTAACATGGTGTATAAAGCTGTTTATGCCATAGCACACGCCATCCACAGCATCGTTTGTGAAGAGAGAGAAAACTTCACTGTGAACTGTGACAAAAACCTTAATGTGAAGCCAACACAG GTCCTGGAGAGATTGAGGAGGGTGAACTTCTCTCGTAACGGGTACCAGGTGTCTTTCGATGCCAACGGGGACCCAGTGGCCAACTATGAGCTGGTCAACTGGCAGACAAGGGAGAGTGGGAAGATGGAGTTTGTGACAGTGGGGCGTTATGATGCGTCCCTGCCTCCTGACCAGAGGTTTGACATCAACAGGGAAATCACCTGGGTAAAGAACAGTACACAAGCACCTCTGTCAGTGTGCAGTGAGAGCTGTCCGCCAGGCACTCGTAAGGCTATACAGAAAGGAAAGCCTGTATGCTGTTATGACTGTATCCAATGTGCAGAGGGAGAGATCAGTAATAACACAG ATTCTTCAGACTGTCTGATCTGTCCCGAAGAGTACTGGCCCAACGCTGAGAGAGACCTCTGTATCCTTAAACCTGTGGAGTTCCTGTCCTTCCACGAGGTCCTCGGAATCATCCTGACTGCCTGCTCTGTGGGCGGGGTTTGTCTGGCCATCGCCACGTCAACCGTCTTCTACCACCACCGAACGTCGGCCATCGTCAGGGCCAACAACTCTGAGCTGAGCTTcctgctgctcttctccttgactctgtgttttcTGTGTTCTCTTACTTTCATTGGCCGGCCCTCTGAGTGGTCCTGTATGCTGCGTCACACAGCGTTTGGGATCACCTTCGTCCTCTGCATCTCTTGTGTTCTGGGGAAAACAATAGTGGTGTTGATGGCCTTCAGGGCTACACTTCCAGGCAGTAATGTCATGAAATGGTTTGgtcctccacagcagagattgacTGTAGTGTCCTTCACGTTTGTCCAGGCTTTGATATGCACTCTGTGGTTGGTCCtgtcccctcccttccccataaAAAACCTCACTACCTACAAGGAAAAGATAATTCTAGAGTGTGATGTGGGTTCAGCTATTGGTTTCTGGGCTGTGTTGGGTTATATAGGACTCCTGTCTCTCTTGTGCTTTGTGCTGGCTTTTCTGGCTCGGAAGCTGCCTGATAACTTCAATGAGGCCAAATTCATCACCTTCAGCATGCTCATATTCTGTGCAGTCTGGATCACCTTTATCCCAGCTTATTTCAGCTCTCCTGGGAAgttgactgtagctgtggagatcTTTGCCATCATCACCTCTAGCTTTGGGTTGTTCTTTCTATTATTTGTTCCTAAATGCTTTATTATTCTGTTCAGGCCGGAGAAGAACACCAAGAAACACCTCATGGAGAAGACATCCAATGATAAACGTTATTAA
- the LOC124005184 gene encoding extracellular calcium-sensing receptor-like produces the protein MRLSPAPALGPSLAGSLVLLYLAVVAGGLALLSSASASASASGMESVRCRLQATPRPPAFSQDGDFVIGGVFSMHYYMHSVDHSYTSLPEPLKCTGSLDSRELRFSRAMVFAVDEINNSSDLLPGVTLGYQVHDSCSSVPMAVKVAFQLANGLDPMFDTGEQCSGSATVTAIVGESGSTPTISMLRIIGPFAIPQVSHFSTCACLSDKKQYPTFFRTIPSDQFQAAALAHLIRHFGWTWIGAVRSDSDYGNNGMAAFLKAAQVEGICVEYSEAFYRTNPLSRVQRVADVIRSSTARVVVAFAATGDMRILLREMERLPSPPRQWIGSETWVTDPDMLRFAMCAGAIGFGIQRSVIPGLRDFLLDLSPQKVSNSPLLTEFWEGAFGCRLRIGTSTGVGVEEKVCDGSEDIQQLQTPYTDTSQLRVTNMVYKAVYAIAHAIHSIVCEERENSTVYCDNHLHVKPTQVLERLRRVNFSRNGYQVSFDANGDPVATYELVNWQIGESGKMEFVTVGRYDASLPPDKRFDMEREITWVKNSTQVPVSVCSESCPPGTRKAVQKGKPVCCYDCIQCAEGEISNNTDSSDCLICPEEYWPNAERDLCILKPVEFLSFHEVLGIILTACSVGGACLAIATAAVFYHHRNSAIVRANNSELSFLLLFSLTLCFLCSLTFIGRPSEWSCMLRHTAFGITFVLCISCVLGKTIVVLMAFRATLPGSNVMKWFGPPQQRLTVVSFTFVQALICTLWLVLSPPFPIKNLTTYKEKVLLECDLGSVGAFWAVLGYIGLLSLLCFVLAFLARKLPDNFNEAKFITFSMLIFCAVWITFIPAYVSSPGKLTVAVEIFAIITSSFGLFFLLFVPKCFIILFRPEKNTKKHLMEKTSNDKRY, from the exons ATGAGGCTGTCTCCGGCTCCTGCTCTCGGTCCAAGTCTCGCTGGTAGTCTGGTTCTACTCTATCTAGCTGTGGTGGCTGGTGGGCTTGCCTTGCTCTcgtctgcctctgcctctgcctctgcctctgggATGGAGTCTGTCAGATGCAGGCTCCAAGCCACCCCTCGTCCTCCGGCGTTCTCCCAGGACGGGGACTTTGTCATCGGGGGTGTTTTCTCCATGCACTACTACATGCACTCTGTGGATCACAGCTACACCAGCCTGCCTGAGCCCCTGAAGTGCACAGGGAG TTTGGATTCCCGTGAGTTGCGCTTCTCGCGCGCCATGGTCTTTGCAGTTGACGAGATAAACAACAGTTCAGACCTTCTACCAGGTGTCACACTCGGTTATCAAGTGCACGACTCGTGCTCCTCGGTCCCTATGGCCGTAAAAGTGGCCTTCCAACTGGCTAACGGCCTGGATCCCATGTTTGATACCGGAGAACAGTGCTCAGGGTCGGCTACAGTGACAGCTATCGTGGGCGAGTCTGGCTCCACGCCTACAATCAGCATGTTGCGCATCATCGGCCCTTTCGCCATTCCTCAG GTGAGTCACTTTTCCACCTGTGCTTGTCTGAGTGATAAGAAACAGTATCCAACCTTCTTCAGAACCATCCCCAGTGATCAGTTCCAGGCTGCCGCTCTGGCCCACCTCATCAGGCACTTCGGCTGGACCTGGATTGGGGCGGTCCGTTCCGACTCTGACTACGGTAATAACGGGATGGCGGCTTTCCTAAAGGCAGCACAAGTGGAAGGCATCTGTGTGGAGTATTCTGAAGCCTTCTACCGTACCAACCCACTCAGTAGAGTGCAACGGGTGGCCGACGTGATCCGCAG CTCCACAGCCCGAGTGGTGGTTGCATTTGCAGCCACTGGGGACATGAGAATCCTACTGAGGGAGATGGAACGCCTGCCCTCTCCACCCCGCCAGTGGATCGGGAGCGAGACCTGGGTCACTGACCCAGATATGCTGCGCTTTGCAATGTGTGCCGGGGCCATCGGATTTGGCATCCAACGCTCTGTCATCCCCGGCCTCAGGGACTTCCTCCTGGACCTCTCCCCACAGAAGGTGTCCAACTCTCCCCTGCTCACTGAGTTCTGGGAGGGAGCCTTTGGCTGTAGGCTGAGGATAG gGACCTCTACAGGTGTTGGGGTTGAAGAGAAGGTGTGTGATGGCAGTGAGGATATACAGCAGCTACAGACCCCCTACACAGATACATCCCAGCTGCGTGTCACTAACATGGTGTATAAAGCTGTTTATGCCATAGCACACGCCATCCACAGCATCGTTTGTGAAGAGAGAGAAAACTCCACTGTTTACTGTGACAATCACCTCCATGTGAAGCCAACACAG GTCCTGGAGAGATTGAGGAGGGTGAACTTCTCTCGTAACGGGTACCAGGTGTCTTTCGATGCCAACGGGGACCCAGTGGCCACCTATGAGCTGGTCAACTGGCAGATAGGAGAGAGTGGGAAGATGGAGTTTGTGACAGTGGGGCGCTATGATGCGTCCCTGCCTCCTGACAAGAGGTTTGACATGGAGAGGGAAATCACCTGGGTAAAGAACAGTACCCAAGTACCTGTGTCAGTGTGCAGTGAGAGCTGTCCCCCAGGCACTCGTAAGGCTGTACAGAAAGGAAAGCCTGTATGCTGTTATGACTGTATCCAATGTGCAGAGGGAGAGATCAGTAATAACACAG ATTCTTCAGACTGTCTGATCTGTCCTGAAGAGTACTGGCCCAACGCTGAGAGAGACCTCTGTATCCTTAAACCTGTTGAGTTCCTGTCCTTCCATGAGGTCCTCGGAATCATCCTGACTGCCTGCTCTGTAGGCGGGGCTTGTCTGGCCATCGCCACGGCAGCTGTCTTCTACCACCACCGAAATTCTGCCATCGTCAGGGCCAACAACTCTGAGCTGAGCTTcctgctgctcttctccttgactctgtgttttcTGTGTTCTCTTACTTTCATTGGCCGGCCCTCTGAGTGGTCCTGTATGCTGCGTCACACAGCGTTTGGGATCACCTTCGTTCTCTGCATCTCTTGTGTTCTGGGGAAAACAATAGTGGTGTTGATGGCCTTCAGGGCTACGCTTCCAGGCAGTAATGTCATGAAATGGTTTGgtcctccacagcagagattgacTGTAGTGTCCTTCACGTTTGTCCAGGCTTTGATATGCACTCTGTGGTTGGTCCtgtcccctcccttccccatTAAAAACCTCACTACCTACAAGGAAAAGGTCCTTCTCGAGTGTGACTTAGGCTCTGTAGGGGCATTCTGGGCTGTGTTGGGTTATATaggtctcctgtctctcttgtgCTTTGTGCTGGCTTTTCTGGCTCGGAAGCTGCCTGATAACTTCAATGAGGCCAAATTCATCACCTTCAGCATGCTCATATTCTGTGCAGTCTGGATCACCTTTATCCCAGCTTATGTCAGCTCTCCTGGGAAgttgactgtagctgtggagatcTTTGCCATCATCACCTCTAGCTTTGGGTTGTTCTTTCTATTATTTGTTCCTAAATGCTTTATTATTCTGTTCAGGCCAGAGAAGAACACCAAGAAACACCTCATGGAGAAGACATCCAATGATAAACGTTATTAA